In Spinacia oleracea cultivar Varoflay chromosome 5, BTI_SOV_V1, whole genome shotgun sequence, a single window of DNA contains:
- the LOC110793909 gene encoding auxin-binding protein ABP19a-like, producing MNSLPIFFIFFLFSSLSQANIIEVDFCVANRALPRGPKGYPCKDPAKVTTDDFVFTGFRGERTFNNIYGNNITLAFVEEFPALNGLGLSMARLDLDVGGFVPVHSHRTSEIIVVIHGTIIAGIVDTNNTAYYKRLEAGDVMIFPQFLLHFQINVGKTRALAFVALNGANPGVQITSEALFGGNLPAKIASEITLISPEEVRRLQRIFSKNDLTATF from the coding sequence ATGAATAGTCTTCCCATTTTTTTcatcttctttcttttttcctctCTTAGCCAAGCTAATATCATTGAAGTCGATTTCTGTGTTGCAAACCGTGCCCTCCCAAGGGGACCGAAAGGTTACCCTTGTAAAGATCCTGCTAAAGTCACAACAGATGACTTTGTTTTCACTGGATTTCGTGGTGAAAGAACTTTCAACAATATATACGGAAACAACATAACTCTAGCTTTTGTTGAGGAGTTCCCCGCCTTAAATGGTCTAGGCCTTTCCATGGCTAGGTTAGACTTGGACgtgggtggatttgtccctgtCCATTCTCATCGAACATCAGAGATCATCGTTGTTATACATGGAACAATCATTGCTGGGATAGTTGACACAAATAATACGGCTTACTACAAAAGGTTAGAGGCCGGTGATGTCATGATTTTTCCACAATTCTTGCTTCACTTCCAGATTAATGTTGGTAAAACTCGAGCACTTGCATTTGTTGCCTTGAATGGCGCAAACCCGGGTGTACAAATTACATCGGAAGCCCTGTTCGGAGGCAATTTACCAGCTAAAATAGCTTCGGAAATAACCCTAATAAGCCCTGAGGAAGTGAGACGCTTGCAAAGGATATTTAGCAAAAATGACTTAACTGCAaccttttaa